A stretch of the Saprospiraceae bacterium genome encodes the following:
- a CDS encoding S9 family peptidase produces MSPNDSKEIIQSITKSLNSIPEPVAPMIEKKLVMHGDTRIDPYYWLNNREDPNVRSYLQAENDYLEKVMEPVKTLRSNLYDEMLGRIKQDDNTVPYNYNQYSYYIRFETGKEYPIHCRKKLPAESNPEEIVLNVNQLAEGHKFCNVISPEISPDNKLAVYGLDTTGRNLHKAFVKNLETGAIIEENSPVIAGAIVWTPNSKAFFYETKDLTTLRNDKIWLHELGTPFENDKLVYHETDETSYAHLSSSKDEQYAFIHSGYTEMVECHFIPLNDYHKKPILIKKRIPGFYYTVDHYQGSFLILTNDHAPNFKLVKTPVSNYQYEHWMDMIPGNDAVLLQDIEIFKNQLVVFERKDGLNQIHILPWNNFKEGHYIKFRDASYDCWLGPNFDLNTDILRLEYTSLTTPKTTYDYQMQQQQLQVLKESPVLGNFNKENYQSEYVQVPSNDGEMIPMSIVYRKGFEKNAAAPALLYGYGSYGITMDAGFSSNLISLLDRGFVFAMAHIRGGKEKGWNWYEKGKMFHKINSFTDFINCGEYLVQNKYTSSAKMFCKGGSAGGLLVGAVYNMRPDLFCGMIANVPFVDVLTTMSDPDLPLTTGEYTEWGNPEIKEQYDYMKSYSPIDNVQAKKYTNLLVTTGFADSQVQYWEPAKWVAKLRTVRTDKTDAILFHTNLDAGHGGASGRFERLKEIALEYAFMLALLEK; encoded by the coding sequence ATGTCCCCAAACGATTCAAAAGAAATCATTCAAAGCATTACAAAAAGTTTGAACAGCATCCCGGAACCTGTAGCACCAATGATTGAGAAAAAACTGGTGATGCATGGCGACACGCGGATCGATCCATATTATTGGTTAAACAATCGGGAAGATCCAAATGTGCGAAGCTATTTACAAGCTGAAAATGACTACCTTGAAAAAGTGATGGAACCTGTAAAGACATTACGAAGCAATCTTTACGATGAAATGTTGGGTCGAATTAAACAGGATGACAATACCGTTCCATATAATTACAATCAATACAGTTATTATATCCGATTTGAAACCGGAAAAGAATATCCAATTCATTGTAGAAAAAAATTGCCCGCCGAATCAAATCCCGAAGAAATTGTTTTAAATGTCAATCAATTGGCAGAAGGTCATAAATTTTGCAATGTAATTTCTCCGGAAATTAGTCCGGATAATAAATTGGCAGTTTATGGATTGGATACAACGGGTCGTAACTTACATAAAGCATTTGTTAAAAACCTGGAAACCGGTGCGATCATCGAAGAAAATTCACCTGTCATAGCGGGTGCAATCGTATGGACACCCAATAGCAAAGCATTCTTTTATGAAACGAAAGATCTGACCACCTTGCGGAATGATAAAATCTGGTTACACGAATTAGGAACTCCCTTTGAGAATGATAAATTGGTATATCATGAAACGGACGAAACCAGTTATGCACATCTCTCGTCCTCTAAAGACGAACAATATGCTTTTATTCATTCCGGCTATACTGAAATGGTAGAATGCCATTTTATTCCACTCAATGACTATCATAAAAAACCTATCCTGATTAAAAAACGCATACCCGGTTTTTACTACACCGTTGATCATTATCAGGGATCTTTCTTGATTTTAACCAATGATCATGCACCCAATTTTAAATTGGTTAAGACTCCTGTAAGCAATTATCAATATGAACATTGGATGGACATGATTCCAGGCAATGATGCTGTTTTACTCCAGGATATTGAAATATTTAAAAATCAACTGGTAGTGTTTGAACGAAAAGATGGATTGAATCAAATTCATATTTTACCATGGAATAATTTCAAAGAGGGTCATTATATTAAATTCAGAGATGCCAGTTACGATTGCTGGTTAGGACCTAATTTTGATTTGAATACAGATATACTTAGATTGGAATACACCTCTTTAACAACCCCAAAAACTACCTACGATTATCAAATGCAACAACAACAGTTGCAGGTATTGAAAGAAAGTCCGGTACTCGGAAATTTTAACAAAGAAAATTATCAGAGTGAATACGTTCAGGTCCCATCAAACGATGGAGAAATGATTCCAATGTCTATTGTTTATAGAAAAGGCTTTGAAAAAAATGCCGCCGCTCCTGCATTATTATATGGATATGGTTCATACGGAATAACTATGGATGCCGGATTTAGCAGCAATCTCATATCCCTTTTGGATCGCGGCTTTGTTTTTGCGATGGCACATATTCGTGGAGGCAAAGAAAAAGGATGGAATTGGTATGAGAAGGGAAAAATGTTTCACAAAATAAACAGCTTTACTGATTTTATAAATTGTGGAGAATACCTTGTTCAAAATAAATACACAAGTTCTGCTAAAATGTTTTGCAAAGGTGGTTCAGCAGGTGGCTTATTGGTTGGAGCAGTCTATAATATGCGACCTGATTTATTTTGTGGAATGATTGCAAATGTTCCTTTTGTAGATGTTTTAACCACAATGTCTGATCCAGACCTTCCGCTGACTACCGGTGAATACACAGAATGGGGAAATCCTGAAATAAAAGAACAATACGACTATATGAAATCGTATTCCCCCATTGACAATGTACAAGCTAAAAAATATACCAATCTGCTGGTAACTACAGGTTTTGCAGACAGCCAGGTCCAATACTGGGAACCGGCAAAATGGGTTGCTAAATTGCGAACAGTACGTACTGACAAAACAGATGCCATATTATTTCACACTAATTTAGATGCAGGACATGGGGGAGCTTCCGGACGATTTGAACGATTAAAAGAGATTGCACTGGAATATGCATTCATGTTGGCCTTATTAGAAAAGTAG
- a CDS encoding rhodanese-like domain-containing protein, which translates to MRFNLLLSFLLINFLVACKNDSMGQATPKSIAEQIAKDPGIMVDVRTPEEWNSGHHPRAIHADWDGGQFQIEAAKWDPSKTYYLYCAAGGRSSAATDYLKGKGFKKVYNLGGYNQVKNLK; encoded by the coding sequence ATGCGATTCAATTTATTATTAAGTTTTTTATTGATCAATTTTCTGGTAGCTTGTAAAAACGATTCAATGGGTCAAGCTACACCAAAATCAATAGCAGAGCAAATTGCTAAAGATCCAGGCATCATGGTCGATGTACGAACACCCGAAGAGTGGAATTCCGGACATCATCCAAGAGCCATTCATGCTGATTGGGATGGTGGCCAATTTCAAATAGAGGCCGCTAAATGGGATCCCTCAAAAACATATTATTTATATTGCGCTGCAGGGGGAAGAAGTTCTGCGGCTACAGATTATTTGAAAGGCAAGGGATTTAAAAAAGTTTATAATTTGGGTGGATATAACCAAGTTAAAAATCTGAAGTAA
- a CDS encoding sulfite exporter TauE/SafE family protein: protein MLLVVFICAFIMGVSLGLLGAGGAVLTIPIFVYLVHMDAQVAISGSLFVVCVISLLGGLSYYNKSQVDFRSVVLFGIPSVIMVWLSRTFLLPWIPDPIWNSNDYFISKSSFLLILFSVLLFFAAYRMLRPPVLEASNANNSKSYFFILFNGILLGIITGILGAGGGFLIVPALVLLQKLDFKKSAGTSLIIISINTGVALISKIQSLALLEWPFVLAFTGMAILGMFGGTKLSQFLSSDKLKPLFAYFILAMGIFILIKELY, encoded by the coding sequence TTGCTGCTAGTTGTTTTTATTTGTGCATTTATTATGGGAGTCAGTCTAGGTTTGCTGGGTGCCGGGGGAGCTGTATTGACCATTCCAATTTTTGTATATCTCGTCCATATGGATGCACAAGTTGCAATATCCGGTTCGCTATTTGTTGTTTGCGTAATTAGTTTATTGGGTGGACTTAGTTATTATAATAAATCGCAGGTAGATTTTCGATCAGTGGTTTTATTTGGAATCCCATCCGTTATCATGGTATGGTTGAGTAGGACATTTTTATTGCCATGGATACCGGATCCTATTTGGAATTCGAATGATTATTTCATTTCAAAATCTTCATTTCTTTTAATTTTATTTAGTGTATTATTATTTTTTGCTGCTTATCGAATGCTGAGACCTCCAGTATTAGAAGCAAGTAATGCAAATAATTCCAAAAGTTATTTCTTTATATTATTTAATGGGATCCTTCTTGGAATTATTACAGGAATCCTTGGTGCCGGGGGTGGTTTTCTAATTGTTCCTGCTTTAGTTTTATTGCAAAAACTGGATTTTAAAAAATCGGCAGGAACTTCCTTAATTATTATCAGTATTAATACCGGAGTTGCATTGATTTCTAAAATTCAAAGTCTTGCCTTGTTAGAATGGCCATTTGTTTTAGCATTCACCGGTATGGCAATTTTAGGGATGTTTGGAGGTACTAAACTTTCACAATTTTTGAGTTCGGATAAGCTAAAACCACTATTTGCCTATTTTATTTTGGCAATGGGTATTTTTATACTTATAAAGGAATTGTATTGA
- a CDS encoding DUF1902 domain-containing protein, protein MEGTIKIHIEKLPEGVYLATSNDIQGLVAQGRTITETMEIARDVVKKLIESQNLTSNNVEILKDSFDYPLVISF, encoded by the coding sequence ATGGAAGGAACAATTAAAATTCATATTGAAAAATTGCCTGAAGGTGTTTATTTGGCAACCTCTAACGATATTCAAGGCTTGGTTGCCCAAGGAAGAACCATTACAGAGACTATGGAAATTGCAAGAGATGTGGTCAAAAAACTTATTGAATCCCAAAACTTGACAAGTAATAACGTGGAAATTTTAAAAGATAGCTTTGACTATCCACTTGTTATTTCATTTTAA
- a CDS encoding isoaspartyl peptidase/L-asparaginase translates to MSDKPQFAIAIHGGAGTILKSSMTPKLEKAYHQVLERGINRAYKLLERKASALDAVEAAVKILEDASLFNAGKGSVFTANGKHEMDASIMDGKTLDAGAVALLQRIKNPVQLARMVMEHSGHVFLAGKGAEDFALKMGLNKMDASYFYTEARYQQLLLAKKEDKVLMDHVDRKFGTVGAIALDQFGNLAAATSTGGMTNKKFGRIGDSPMIGSGTYANNKSCAVSCTGSGEYFIRMNAAFHVSALMMYKKCSLEKACKEVVHNLLPSIGGDGGLIAIDSTGAISMCFNTEGMYRACKSSSGNTIIGIYK, encoded by the coding sequence ATGTCCGATAAACCACAATTCGCAATAGCCATTCACGGTGGTGCAGGGACCATTTTGAAATCCAGTATGACCCCAAAACTTGAAAAGGCCTATCATCAAGTTTTAGAAAGAGGAATTAATCGCGCTTATAAATTATTAGAGAGAAAAGCAAGTGCCCTGGATGCAGTGGAAGCTGCAGTAAAAATATTGGAAGATGCGTCTTTGTTTAATGCTGGAAAGGGATCTGTTTTTACTGCAAATGGAAAGCATGAAATGGATGCATCAATAATGGATGGAAAGACGCTGGATGCAGGTGCTGTTGCCTTATTACAACGAATTAAAAATCCGGTTCAATTGGCCCGAATGGTCATGGAACATTCAGGTCATGTTTTTTTGGCTGGAAAAGGCGCAGAAGATTTTGCATTAAAAATGGGATTGAATAAAATGGACGCTTCCTACTTTTATACTGAAGCCCGATATCAACAATTGCTACTGGCTAAAAAAGAAGATAAAGTACTTATGGATCATGTGGATCGTAAGTTTGGTACAGTGGGTGCTATTGCTTTGGATCAATTCGGAAATCTTGCAGCAGCTACTTCAACCGGAGGAATGACAAATAAAAAGTTTGGAAGAATCGGTGACAGTCCAATGATCGGAAGCGGAACCTATGCTAACAACAAAAGTTGTGCGGTTTCTTGTACAGGTTCTGGTGAGTATTTTATCCGTATGAATGCGGCGTTTCACGTTTCCGCTTTGATGATGTATAAAAAGTGCAGTCTCGAAAAGGCCTGTAAAGAAGTAGTTCATAACCTACTGCCATCAATTGGAGGCGATGGCGGACTCATTGCAATTGATAGTACAGGCGCTATCAGTATGTGCTTCAATACAGAGGGTATGTATCGTGCTTGCAAATCCAGTTCCGGAAATACGATTATTGGAATTTATAAATAA
- a CDS encoding thioredoxin family protein: protein MARTESNMIQLGSKAFDFHLPEPLSGKIIHLEDYKNYEAYVILFICNHCPYVIHVHDELLNIGREYQSKNCAFFAISSNDVANYPDDAPEKMKERAIQFNYPFPYLYDESQEVAKAYNAACTPDIYVYDKNKLLVYRGRMDASRPNSGIPVTGIDLRNALDAVLSNQAIDPIQYPSLGCNIKWKA, encoded by the coding sequence ATGGCACGTACAGAATCCAACATGATCCAATTGGGATCCAAAGCGTTTGATTTTCATTTGCCAGAACCCCTTTCTGGAAAAATCATTCATCTTGAAGATTATAAAAATTACGAAGCTTATGTAATTTTATTTATTTGCAATCATTGTCCTTATGTGATTCATGTGCACGATGAATTGTTAAACATTGGTCGTGAATATCAATCTAAAAATTGTGCTTTTTTTGCAATCAGTTCAAATGATGTTGCAAATTATCCGGACGATGCTCCGGAAAAAATGAAAGAACGCGCAATCCAATTTAATTATCCCTTCCCTTATCTATACGATGAAAGTCAGGAAGTTGCCAAAGCCTACAATGCGGCATGTACCCCTGATATCTACGTATACGATAAAAATAAATTATTGGTTTATCGGGGTAGAATGGATGCATCCCGCCCGAATTCAGGAATTCCGGTAACCGGTATTGATTTGCGCAATGCACTGGATGCTGTTCTTTCGAATCAAGCTATAGATCCTATCCAATATCCAAGTTTAGGTTGCAATATCAAATGGAAAGCATAA
- a CDS encoding OsmC family protein, protein MKTAEVLYTGDLRTQTTHVRSGQTFITDAPVDNQGKGEAFSPTDLAATSLACCMITTMGIAAKTHGINMVGARAEVLKIMASDPRRIASIEVDIYMPDLEFSNKEKVILEKAANACPVNRSLHPDLKEVLRIHWS, encoded by the coding sequence ATGAAAACAGCAGAAGTATTATATACCGGTGATTTGCGTACGCAGACAACCCATGTTCGAAGCGGACAAACATTTATAACGGATGCTCCTGTTGATAATCAGGGGAAGGGAGAAGCGTTTTCACCTACCGACCTGGCAGCAACTTCTTTAGCTTGTTGTATGATTACCACCATGGGAATTGCTGCAAAAACGCATGGAATTAATATGGTTGGAGCCCGGGCGGAAGTTTTAAAAATTATGGCCAGCGATCCGCGTCGGATTGCCTCTATTGAAGTTGACATCTATATGCCAGATCTTGAATTCAGCAATAAAGAAAAAGTAATTCTTGAGAAAGCTGCAAATGCATGTCCAGTGAATCGCAGTTTGCATCCGGATTTAAAGGAAGTTCTGCGCATTCATTGGTCCTAA
- a CDS encoding type II toxin-antitoxin system HicA family toxin, translating into MGRLGGFSYRDVVKKLKILGFEFHRQAAGSHEIWYNEITNKYTTIPNHTGDIPEGTLSAILKQANINPESFLSAKK; encoded by the coding sequence ATGGGAAGGTTAGGTGGTTTTAGCTACAGAGATGTTGTAAAAAAACTTAAAATTTTGGGGTTTGAGTTTCATAGACAAGCAGCAGGAAGTCATGAAATTTGGTATAACGAAATAACAAACAAGTACACTACAATCCCTAATCACACAGGAGATATACCTGAAGGAACGCTTTCAGCAATTTTAAAACAAGCAAATATTAATCCTGAAAGCTTTCTAAGCGCAAAAAAGTAA
- a CDS encoding alpha/beta hydrolase, whose translation MKNLILLHGALGSASQMKELQTALESHFNVYILEFDGHGSKAASLDALDIKHMALELDRFITQHAISDPIVFGYSMGGYVALYHASKLPNKIAKVITLATKFDWNPESSEKESRMLNPEQMEIQIPAFCDLLYQRHGSSWKRLVNNTAEMMLRLGKNQELPDAELKKIRIPVLICLGDKDKMVSVSETNHAVSNLGNGNLQILPDTPHPLERVNCDLLAELIIKFAN comes from the coding sequence ATGAAAAACCTCATCCTACTTCACGGTGCTTTGGGTTCTGCATCTCAAATGAAGGAGTTACAGACTGCTTTAGAATCACATTTTAATGTTTACATTCTAGAATTTGATGGACATGGTAGTAAAGCAGCCTCTTTAGACGCATTAGATATAAAGCACATGGCCCTGGAATTAGATCGATTCATAACACAACATGCAATCTCTGATCCGATTGTTTTTGGTTACAGCATGGGAGGTTATGTTGCATTGTATCATGCAAGTAAACTTCCAAATAAAATTGCTAAAGTGATCACATTGGCAACAAAATTTGATTGGAATCCTGAATCATCAGAAAAGGAATCCCGCATGCTCAATCCTGAACAAATGGAAATTCAAATTCCAGCTTTTTGCGATTTACTATATCAAAGACATGGAAGTTCCTGGAAACGGTTAGTCAATAATACTGCTGAGATGATGTTGCGTCTGGGTAAAAATCAAGAATTACCAGATGCAGAATTGAAAAAAATCCGTATACCTGTTTTGATATGTCTGGGTGATAAAGATAAAATGGTAAGCGTTTCAGAAACTAATCATGCAGTTTCAAATCTCGGAAATGGTAATCTTCAAATACTACCAGATACTCCTCATCCCCTCGAACGGGTAAATTGCGATTTGCTGGCAGAATTAATTATTAAGTTTGCTAATTAA
- the hflX gene encoding GTPase HflX, whose protein sequence is MQKNSFNIHTTHKLQNQEPEKAIIVGLILPDQNERQVTEHLDELEFLAQTAGAVVIKRFTQRLPAINSHSFIGSGKIDEIKKYMEHFPADMVIFDDDLSGKQQNHLESELKVKIIDRSFLILDIFASRAQTAQAKTQVELAQLQYIYPKLRGMWTHLERQRGGIGMRGPGEQEIETDRRIVKEKISFLKKKLEKIDQQSVTQRKNRDEMMRVSLVGYTNVGKSTLMNVLSKSDLFAENKLFATLDTTVRKVVWEAMPFLLSDTVGFIRKLPHHLIESFKSTLDEVRESDILLHVVDISHPQYQDHVQTVLKTLEELGVGDKPSILICNKMDAYREHYFDALLDAETKNDLENELKRSIENAYKVPVIFISAKTQENIEKLRSLLKDHISRQYLIRYPYRSKTW, encoded by the coding sequence GTGCAGAAAAATTCTTTTAATATACATACAACCCATAAGCTCCAAAACCAGGAGCCTGAGAAAGCTATCATCGTGGGATTGATTCTACCCGATCAAAATGAACGGCAAGTAACAGAGCATTTGGATGAGTTGGAGTTTTTAGCGCAGACTGCCGGTGCTGTGGTTATTAAACGATTTACGCAGCGTTTGCCTGCAATCAACAGCCATAGTTTTATAGGTTCTGGAAAAATAGATGAGATTAAAAAGTATATGGAGCATTTTCCGGCAGACATGGTCATTTTTGATGATGACCTAAGCGGAAAACAACAAAATCATCTGGAGTCAGAATTGAAAGTCAAAATTATTGACAGAAGCTTTTTGATTCTCGACATTTTTGCAAGTCGTGCACAAACAGCTCAAGCGAAAACACAGGTTGAACTCGCACAACTGCAATACATTTACCCAAAGCTTCGGGGCATGTGGACGCACTTGGAACGTCAACGTGGTGGTATCGGAATGCGCGGTCCGGGTGAGCAGGAGATTGAAACAGATCGCCGGATTGTAAAAGAAAAAATTAGTTTTCTAAAAAAGAAACTTGAAAAAATAGACCAGCAAAGTGTAACCCAGCGAAAGAATCGCGATGAAATGATGCGGGTATCCCTGGTTGGTTATACCAACGTAGGTAAATCCACTTTGATGAATGTGTTGAGCAAGTCGGATTTGTTTGCTGAAAATAAATTGTTTGCAACATTGGATACCACCGTCAGAAAGGTGGTTTGGGAGGCTATGCCTTTTTTACTTTCAGATACCGTTGGGTTTATTCGGAAACTTCCACACCATTTGATTGAAAGTTTTAAATCCACGCTGGATGAAGTCAGAGAATCAGATATTTTATTGCATGTAGTTGATATTTCTCATCCTCAATACCAGGACCATGTACAAACAGTACTGAAAACTTTAGAAGAGTTGGGGGTAGGTGACAAACCAAGTATTTTAATATGCAATAAGATGGATGCATATAGAGAACATTATTTCGATGCCTTGCTGGATGCAGAAACTAAAAATGATTTGGAAAACGAATTAAAACGTTCTATTGAAAATGCCTATAAGGTTCCGGTTATTTTTATTTCTGCAAAGACCCAGGAAAATATTGAAAAATTACGTTCTTTATTGAAAGACCATATATCCAGACAATATCTGATTCGGTATCCTTATAGAAGTAAAACCTGGTAA
- a CDS encoding aminopeptidase produces the protein MHWIDKYAELLVNYSLYLKEGEKVFVRATTLAEPLVKSFYTAAIKAGALVETEISFEDQERILLQYGTKEQLNYISASYQQAIQNFDAYLVIRAPHESSLGFSILEENRTIRSQALAPFDQIYFKRLGDGSLKRSLCQYPTTHAANIAGMSLDEYTAFIVHACFLDMEHPADQWKILSLNQQRIVDYFNKCSQFIYRNPNFEIKFSTIGRKWINSDGKANMPSGEVFTSPVEDSVHGEIYFSYPSIMMNEEVSGVHLIVDQGNIIKWSAETGQQVLDKVFKIPGARVFGEAAVATNNNIQRATKNILFDEKIGGTIHMAVGQSYLQAGGKNTSSIHWDLITDMKQGGEILADGTVVYRNGSFLI, from the coding sequence ATGCATTGGATTGATAAATATGCAGAGTTGCTCGTCAACTATTCCTTGTATCTAAAGGAGGGAGAAAAAGTTTTTGTTCGAGCTACTACTTTAGCAGAACCTTTGGTAAAATCATTTTATACCGCTGCCATCAAAGCAGGAGCTTTGGTTGAAACTGAAATCAGTTTTGAAGATCAGGAACGTATTTTATTACAATATGGAACGAAAGAGCAACTAAATTATATTTCGGCTTCATATCAACAAGCCATCCAGAACTTTGATGCTTATTTGGTTATAAGAGCACCACACGAGTCAAGTTTAGGTTTTTCCATTTTAGAAGAAAACAGAACCATCCGTTCCCAGGCATTAGCTCCATTCGATCAAATTTATTTTAAAAGACTTGGCGACGGAAGTCTTAAAAGATCTTTATGTCAGTATCCTACAACGCATGCAGCCAACATTGCAGGAATGAGTTTAGATGAATACACAGCGTTTATAGTGCATGCCTGTTTTTTAGATATGGAGCATCCAGCTGATCAATGGAAGATACTTTCTTTAAATCAGCAACGCATTGTCGATTATTTTAATAAATGCAGTCAGTTTATTTACAGAAATCCAAATTTTGAAATCAAATTTTCTACCATTGGAAGGAAATGGATCAATTCTGATGGAAAGGCTAATATGCCATCCGGCGAAGTGTTTACCAGTCCGGTTGAAGACAGTGTACATGGAGAAATCTACTTTTCTTATCCGAGCATTATGATGAATGAAGAAGTTTCAGGTGTTCATTTAATTGTTGATCAAGGCAATATCATTAAATGGTCAGCAGAAACCGGTCAGCAAGTTTTGGATAAAGTATTTAAAATACCAGGTGCACGAGTTTTTGGAGAGGCTGCAGTTGCAACCAATAATAACATTCAACGAGCTACCAAAAACATTTTGTTTGATGAAAAAATTGGTGGCACCATTCACATGGCAGTAGGACAATCCTATTTGCAAGCCGGAGGAAAAAACACATCCTCTATCCATTGGGATTTAATCACCGATATGAAACAGGGTGGTGAAATTCTGGCAGATGGAACTGTTGTTTACAGGAATGGTTCGTTTTTGATTTAA
- a CDS encoding GNAT family N-acetyltransferase, with translation MYIIETPRLKLLACDLQMVSLLIEDVNRFESVYGLNLVDQWTSFGTDPLNYTLKQLADPTQANWWTYLPVLKLQNLIIGTCGYKGKPDDLNRVEIGYEIAPSFRQNAYGLELAQALIQDAFQNRQVDCIVAHTLPHENASTAILKHCGMQFITSVEDPEDGLIWKWELQKTDWLKKQPN, from the coding sequence ATGTATATCATTGAAACGCCAAGATTAAAACTTCTAGCCTGCGACCTGCAAATGGTTTCGCTTCTGATTGAAGATGTAAATCGTTTTGAATCCGTTTATGGATTAAATTTAGTGGATCAGTGGACCTCTTTTGGAACGGATCCATTGAATTATACCTTGAAACAGCTAGCAGATCCTACTCAAGCGAATTGGTGGACCTATTTACCCGTATTGAAATTACAAAATTTGATAATTGGAACCTGTGGTTATAAAGGAAAACCAGATGATTTAAATCGGGTTGAAATTGGCTATGAAATTGCCCCATCTTTTCGTCAGAATGCTTATGGATTGGAGCTTGCACAAGCCTTAATACAGGATGCATTTCAAAATCGACAGGTAGATTGCATAGTGGCACATACATTGCCTCACGAAAATGCTTCCACTGCAATCCTCAAACATTGCGGTATGCAATTTATTACATCTGTTGAAGATCCAGAGGATGGTTTAATCTGGAAATGGGAATTGCAAAAAACAGATTGGTTGAAAAAACAGCCAAATTAA